TGTAATCTGATTGGTGTAGCCAATGCCAATAAGTATGGATATGGTTTTATGCCGACATTATGGTGGATGGTAGTTATCTCAGCTCCTGGCCTCTTGCAAATGGTAATTATCTCAGCTCCTGGCCTTGTGCTAAATTCTTAAAGGATATGCCCAGGTTTCATAAGCTAAAAGACTAGGAAATCAAAACATCCTGATCCTGTACTATTGTTCCTCCTACAGTTTAAGGAACACTTAATCGCTAGAAAACAATATGGTTGGCAAAGTAgtgctaaaaaataattgtttaataaCTGCTAGGATTAATCACATACCTAGAATGATTGACAAGTTCTTTTACTGCAAAGAGGTTTTAAAGTTTCCTCCCATCATTACTTGTTATAGTTCTGGAGATGTAAATGGTCATGAAATGGTCAATATTATGATTTGTTGTAACCGAGTGCCTTTacaagttttctttttaaatgattatttttagcTCTAAACTGCTGACATGGTTATAGTATTTCTGCATACGACTGTTCTTTCAAATGTACATTTCAACACAAAATGAAACgtttgttttaaaattcttttttaaataatcaatctaattgtgtttattttttgcagGGTTTTGTATCTGGAATTGGTAACTGGATTGCAGATGAAGTGCTATACCAAGTTAGTGTACCTCACTTTAACATGGGTACCAAATTACAGTTTGATTCAATTGTGTTTTGATTGAAGCATCATAATCAATAATCAAGCTTTTAACTTTGATACATgcatgattgttttttcttaatttgatgaTGACATACCCTAGGCTCAGAGAATTCATAGTGTtgcttttttagcttttatttgtCATATTATTCAGAAAATTAATAAAGTGTTCTCCTTTTCATGAATCAAAAGAATTTTGGAATTGTGGGTTTTTCAAAAGATGAATTTTTGCAAACTGATGATTGTTTAATTGGATGAGTGCATACAGCTAAAATGTAAGTATAATGTATTCATTCTTAAGAAGTAGAGGGACAGCAATTGAGGGCCTGCTTAAAATGGTTTATTTTGTTGCTGAAGACTGACTCACAATCTAGCTTAGGGAGTGCTTGGCTCAAGTTAAATGTAGTGTAAAATGTGCTTTAACAGAAAGAACACAATGGCCTATATTATAATAGAGAATATTAGGCTTCTTCTGCTGGTCATATTTGTTTCTTGGGATCTGTAGTTACTGTATTTACTTGACATTCAACAATATCTTCATTTGATGACCTGGCTGACCTTCCTTGTATCTCCTGCCTGATGTGGACTTTgatgattgttatttttcttgcacAGGCTAGAATTCATCCACTGCAGATTGCTTCCAGCTTATCCAGAGAAAGCTCCGCAACTTTACACAAGTGCATCAAGGAGGTAGGAAATCTGTTTTGATTTGCAATTCTTGTAAGCAACCAATTAAACCTGAATTGTTAAACATGCAATTTTCATGGAGAAGTAGAGAAAAACATGTGTAGGTTGTTCAGTATGCGGTTGAAGTTGATGCTGACTGTGACCGCTTTCCTCTTGAATGGTTGTTTCATTTTCGATGGGGAAAGAAACCTGGAAAAGTTAATGGTAAGATACTTTTGATATATAGTAAtccttttgataaaaaaaaaaaattctttttacagGTGATTGAAAAAGCAGTAGAAGTTGGGGCAGATAGTAGTCAGTTCCCAAACAATTGGATTTTTCATTCTAGGGAAAAGAAGTCTAAGAAGAATTTCATTGATGGTTTGCTTCCCTACCCTCCATATTATTTCTTGTAGCATGACATTTAGTTGATTGTTGCCCCCCTTCTAACAGTGGCTTCCTTTTCTCTATCCCACCATACATATATCACTACCTGCTGTTAGTGCGTGCCAAAGATATGAAGATAGAAGTGACTTGGTTGAAgagttaaaataacttttagaTCTGACATCCTGACTTCCAGtcccttttgttttgattctCAAAGGCCTGCCTATCCTTTTCTTAAGTTGTTTTAGTTTCCTTCACACGAACATTGATAAAACTTCTTCATTGTGGCAGGGAAGGAGATTGATTTTATTGTTGCTGGTGGTAGGGTATGTCTTTTAAAAGCGAGCTTGTGATATTTCTTTATTGGCTTTACTAGGCAGATGAATATGAGTGTTCATATTATCATGTGTATGCATACTTTTAACCATTGAAAAAATACGTAGTTGATTTTTATGGGCTTGTATTCTGGGTTTTAGACAACGGCCTATGTACCGGGGTTACAGAAGCTAAATGGAAACCAAGCTGGGAAAGCAGTGGGAAAACCAAAAGCAAgaacttcaaagaaaaaaagagatgggGACGATGATGACAATGACAACAATGAAGATGGTGGCAGTGAACAAGCTTCCGAGGAAGAAAAAATTGCAAGAAAGGCCAAATCAAAGAGAGAGTTGAGGCCTAAAAGTCCTGGGAAAAAGCCTTCagcaaaaagaaaatccaaagcaAGTGATACTGACAGTGAAGAAGATGAGGGTGCTCCAGCCGCCaccgacgacgacgacgacgaccaGAAGAAAAAACCTAGAAGAGTGACCAGTAGAAAACAAGTCATGGTTGGTAAAGCACCCAAGAAATTGGCTAACAATCAAAATACTAACAAACCAAGGAAGAAAGTGAAGTAGATTGCTGTTGTGAGATATCACATGGTGCTACCGAAGCCTGAGCCCTAATTTTGGAAGTATAGAAAGGTGGCAGGGCATCTTGTTTTTGCTTGTAATGACAGTGAAATGAATTTGTCTGTCTTGTTCAAGGTGCTGTCTTTCTGCTAATGCCAGCGGTTTCTATTAATCGTACAACCAGTGTTCTCTGCCTCTGGAAgatgtaaattttatttgaatggattaaatgaaagaatttttaaattagcaAACAAATTGTGATTTTAAGAAATGCCtgctcttgaaaaaaaaaaataaagaaggaaaaagagataaatttaGCAACCACCACAACTCAGTTACTTGTGTTTTCAGTTACTaggaaaaaagataaatagCAATTGCTATTCAGCTCCTTTAGAACTATGTCTCATGTTTGATGTTGCAGTACAGGGTGTGGCAACATGAATTAGTATCtagaaaaaaattcttgttaagctttagggttttttttttttttttttttaatgtggatatCTTAATCTAGCTTGCATATAACTCGATTAATCTTTACggatcctgaaattaacgattatataagcCTCTAATAACCTTGATGTTTGTGAAAACTTGAACTGATAATTTTAgagcaaatttaaaatctaattagttgaactatatttttcaggaatttaatatcttatttttatgtgaaataatatttaatgtgtACACCTCAATAGGAGATTATCacctataaataattatattaagaaaacatcattataaataatttattattggtaagaaaaaaaaattaattgtcttCGAAAGCATGTCATTGTGTTTAGTTGACTTTCTAGCTCAAAAACACAAGTAGCgtgaaacaaatattatatataatacttTAGGGATTAATTTGCTTGCCTCACTAAACTATAGCTACTATTTTTGTAGTTAACTCGTTGCCATCCCCTCAAACTCAAACGAGGTgaaagtaaaaacaaacaaaatcccTTTCAACTCAACCAAGAATTGGAGCAGACTGGCTTGTATTTACCAGATACCATCATCTCTACAAGAAAAGGGTGTAGGGTTTCGCTGCTGAATCTGATCAAATGGGTATGCTTATGCTGTAGAAAGTGGTGTGGCAATGATTGAGGTCGGTCTCTCTTCTTCGTTTAATTTGTTGGGTTCAAAGTCTGTTTTTTTCTTCGTATATAGTCTTATGCaacgttttttctttttctttttgttctcttGGGCCTGTTTGTCTATTATTCATCACATAATTAACTGTATTTAGCTACAAACAATGATGGGATTTTCCAGTTTTGGAGAATTTTGAGATTATGTTTTAGTCTTGTTTCATTTTGCCTCCCTAATGCGCTTGGTGACTGGAGAAAGTGATGTAGTGAGTTCTTATGATCAATAAAGTGAAGATTAAgtcttgattttttgaaaagatgGAATTCTCCGTTAATACGAGAAAGTATAAGAATGGCCTCTTGCAACTAACTAATTCAAAGCCAATACACAAGAACAGAATTGTGGTTATCAGTTACGTGCGTTTTAGGAATCCAGTCACAAGCTTGTTTAACATGAATAAGTCCTCTACATTAATGATTCCCTTAACATAATCTTCGAATATGACCTTAGGTGAGAGTTGCTCTTTTTAATGCTACAGCTTCTAGGAGTCCGGGATTAGTGAAGTGCATGGAATTAATTTACGGTGATGTAGGATAGAgaattaaaaactcaattcaTGGTGGCGTAACTGGGAATTAGAGTTAGGATTTGGCGTGGGCATAATTGTGAATACTTGGAATTAGTGATGAAAAGTCTGATTTGAGGAGTGTGTGAATTGAGATCTGAATGGTTGTAGGAGAAGGTAGAAGATTAAGTTAGAAAATAAGGTAAAAGAGCAAGGAGTAAACTCGGTACCAGCACCAAAATATGTTTCCAAATCTCTTAATTTTAGACTGCTCTCATAATGCAAGGCATTGCATCTGTATTTTTACTGATGACTAAGACTGTATACTAGGGCTAGGACTTCTGTGCggactaaattaattaattacactgCTTAGGGAAAAAGAGCTGAATGATAACGATTTAATAAAGACTAAGAAGCTGAAATTCAAATTAGACGTGGATCTAAATACTAGTTAAAGACCTTCATTTTGCTAGGACTCCTGCATTAAACTGGGGTATCCACGAATTACATTTCTGCCACGGTTCCCAAAATCACCcataacttaaaaattaaagcgTTAAACCAGGGCATGACACTTTTACTCTACACCAAAAGACATGGAAATCTGAATCTCCTTTTCCACTCTGACAAGCCTTTGGGTGGTTTTTGCTTGGTCAAAATTGTTCCTGTTCTTCTGGATTGATTCATTCGGTGTGCACCTGAATCACCTTTCACAGACCAGCACCGTGTTCTAATTTAATAATGCTATAGAAATATGCTGTTCTAGTTCATGTCAATCATGATCATTTTGACAGACTGGTCATCCGCTTGTCTCCATTTGTTCAGCAAAGCTTTTTTGTTATGTTGTAAAGAAGTTTGACCTCTAAGTTAGCGTGCAAAGATGTCGTTGCAAGTTTGATTTGAGTTCCAGATTGAACATTACCCAACAACTAACTACCAATTGAATGATTTtggtaaaaaatcaaatgatttctTTCAATGACAAAACTGCAAGGAACTTTGCTATTTGTTGCTTGCTTGTGCTAAAGTTGCTGATATTGGTTGTTCATTTAACATTGCAGATAGAAGAAGTTTCCCAGAACAGCGAGCAGATACTTGAGGAAGAAGGTGATGATCTTGAATTTGATAGCAACGACCTTGAAATTGAGGGTGATGACCCTGGGATAGAAGACAATGACCTTGGGATAGAAAACAACCACCTTGAACTAGAAGACAAAAACCTTGAGAATGAAGGGCATGACCTGCCTGAAGGCAATGACCTGGAGGACAATTGTGAGCAACTGTTTGATATTGAATATCATGTCCTTGAAAACAACAGAGACGATGCTACAGTAGAAGATGTTCGAAATGGTGACTTCCTAGGGAAGGATTATCCACCACCTTTTGTGGGGATGGAGTTTGAATCATATGATGATgcctataattattataattgctATGCTAAAGATTTGGGATTTGCTATCAGGGTCAAGTCCTCGTGGACAAAACGCAACAGCAAGGAGAAACGTGGTGCGGTGCTCTGCTGCAACTGTGAGGGTTTTAAGACTAGTAAAGAAGTGCACAGTCGTAGAAAGGAAACGAGAACTGGTTGTCTAGCCATGCTAAGGTTGAGGCTAGTGGAATCTAATAGGTGGAGGGTGGATGAAGTCAAGCTTGAGCACAACCATTTATTTGATCCTGAGAGAGCACAAAATTCGAAGTCCCACAAAAAGATGGATGCAGGGGCTAAAAGAAAGGTGGAGCCCACTGTTGATGTAGAAGTACGGACAATCAAATTGTATCGAACAGCTGCTGTAGACCCACTGGGCTATGGAAGCACTAACTCATATGAAGGAGAAAGTAGCCAGCATGTCGACAGGTCAAAGCGCTTGAAGCTTAAAAAAGGAGATGCACAGAtcattcataattatttttgtcaggTTCAGCTTACAAATCCAAACTTTTTCTACTTGATGGATCTCAACGATGAGGGGTTTTTGAGGAATGTGTTTTGGATACATTATAGGTCTAGGGCTGCATATGGTTATTTCAGTGACGTAGTTATATTTGACACAACATGCTTATTGAACAAATATGAAATTCCACTCTTTGCATTTGTTGGGGTAAATCAGCATGGGCAGTCTATTCTACTTGGTTGTGGTTTGCTTGTGGATGAGACATTTGAAACATATATATGGCTGTTTAGAGCATGGCTTACATGCATGTTGGGTCGCCCTCCACAAACTATCATTACTGACCAATGCAAGGCCATGCAAAGTGCAATTGCGGAGGTTTTCCCTCGTGCTCACCATCGTTTTTGTTTGCCACGTGTTGCACACAAGATTCTTGATAATCTGGGCACGCTGCAGGACTATGAAGGGTTTCAGAGGACGCTGAACATGACTATCCATGACTCTCTTAAGGTAGATGAATTTGAAATGGCTTGGGAAGATATGATCCAGCGTTTTGGAATTGCAGATAACGAGTGGCTTCGAACATGCTATGAAGATCGAGAGAGATGGGTCCCGGTTTACTCCAAAGATACTTCTTTTGCTGGAATATCTACTTTTCTAAAAGATGAGTCCACCCAATTCTTCAATGGTTATGTGAATCAACAAACTACGCTGAAAGAGTTTTTTGACATGAATGAACTAGTTCTACAAAAGAAGTACCAGAAAGAAGCTCTTGATGATTTTGAGTCGAGGAATTCCAGCCCCATTTTGAGGACAGGTAGCTTTTATGAGTTACAGCTTTCCAGAGTGTATACAAACGAAATATTCAGGAGATTTCAAGATGAGGTTGTGATGATGTCCTCTTGTTTTGGCATAACTCAAGTTCATGCCAGTGGGCCTCTTGTTACTTACGTGATCAAAGAACGCCAGGGCGAAGAAAATTCGAGGGATATTAAGAACTTCGAGGTTATGTATGATAAAAGGGGAGCAGAAGTTCGTTGTCTCTGTAGTTGCTTCAACTTCAAAGGTTACTTGTGCCGGCATGCACTGTGCATTCTGAATTACAACGGGGTGGAGGAGATCCCTCCACTGTATATCTTGGCACGGTGGAGGAAGGATTTGAAGCGCTTTTATGTACCGGATAGTGGATCCAATAATGTAGATATTGCAAACCCAGTTCAGTGGTTTGATCATTTGTACAGACAAGCAATGCAAGTTGTTGAAGAAGGTATGATCTCTCAAGATCGGTATATGGTTGCTTGGCAAGCATTTAAAGAATCACTGAATAAGGTCCGTCTTGTAGCCGAGAAGCATTTATAATGTATAATCTTTGTGGTGTTTCCTCACTTCTGCTGTGGCATGCTCTTAAATGTGTGTTTTGGCAGTGCATGCAGAGAGTATTTTCCCCTGGTTAGAGCATGTGCTGCGGCAGAAAtcccagtaaaaaaaataggaaaatgtCTTTAGTAAGGCAAAATGCTTTGACATTGATTAAGCAAGGAACAAGTGGACAATGGAATATCCttctttgatgtttttctttcttttagttaAATCTTAAGagcatcaaattttataaaatacctCTTCATGTTCTTTAATAGACTGTAAGAAATAGATTAGACTAGTCACGTGCCTTTATTTAGctgactattttttattttatttgttaagaaAGATTTTAATTGCAAATTGAAAAGGTTATGCTTGGAATTAATAACCGAGAATTATGTATtgataaatgtaaaataaataaattataatgctAATCAAAGATTGAGTTGGTAAAGAGCATATTAAGTTATTAGGATTGTGTAACATAGGTAGCTCTTCaaatatagtaataaaattatttattgtaaGAAAAGTAATTATATcattctattaaaataataatttcctaGTATAATTTACCCATTTC
This region of Populus alba chromosome 3, ASM523922v2, whole genome shotgun sequence genomic DNA includes:
- the LOC118037866 gene encoding formamidopyrimidine-DNA glycosylase isoform X2, producing MPELPEVEAARRAIEEHCIGKKIKKAIIADDSKVIDGVSPSDFVAALVGKTIVSALRKGKNLWLQLDSPPFPSFQFGMAGAVYIKGVAVTKYKRSAVNDSDEWPSKYSKFFVQLDDGLELSFTDKRRFAKVRLLEDPASKPPISELGPDALLEPMTVDELHGSLSKKKIAIKALLLDQGFVSGIGNWIADEVLYQARIHPLQIASSLSRESSATLHKCIKEVIEKAVEVGADSSQFPNNWIFHSREKKSKKNFIDGKEIDFIVAGGRTTAYVPGLQKLNGNQAGKAVGKPKARTSKKKRDGDDDDNDNNEDGGSEQASEEEKIARKAKSKRELRPKSPGKKPSAKRKSKASDTDSEEDEGAPAATDDDDDDQKKKPRRVTSRKQVMVGKAPKKLANNQNTNKPRKKVK
- the LOC118037866 gene encoding formamidopyrimidine-DNA glycosylase isoform X1; this encodes MPELPEVEAARRAIEEHCIGKKIKKAIIADDSKVIDGVSPSDFVAALVGKTIVSALRKGKNLWLQLDSPPFPSFQFGMAGAVYIKGVAVTKYKRSAVNDSDEWPSKYSKFFVQLDDGLELSFTDKRRFAKVRLLEDPASKPPISELGPDALLEPMTVDELHGSLSKKKIAIKALLLDQGFVSGIGNWIADEVLYQARIHPLQIASSLSRESSATLHKCIKEVVQYAVEVDADCDRFPLEWLFHFRWGKKPGKVNGKILLIYSNPFDKKKKFFLQVIEKAVEVGADSSQFPNNWIFHSREKKSKKNFIDGKEIDFIVAGGRTTAYVPGLQKLNGNQAGKAVGKPKARTSKKKRDGDDDDNDNNEDGGSEQASEEEKIARKAKSKRELRPKSPGKKPSAKRKSKASDTDSEEDEGAPAATDDDDDDQKKKPRRVTSRKQVMVGKAPKKLANNQNTNKPRKKVK
- the LOC118037866 gene encoding formamidopyrimidine-DNA glycosylase isoform X3; translation: MPELPEVEAARRAIEEHCIGKKIKKAIIADDSKVIDGVSPSDFVAALVGKTIVSALRKGKNLWLQLDSPPFPSFQFGMAGAVYIKGVAVTKYKRSAVNDSDEWPSKYSKFFVQLDDGLELSFTDKRRFAKVRLLEDPASKPPISELGPDALLEPMTVDELHGSLSKKKIAIKALLLDQGFVSGIGNWIADEVLYQARIHPLQIASSLSRESSATLHKCIKEVVQYAVEVDADCDRFPLEWLFHFRWGKKPGKVNGKEIDFIVAGGRTTAYVPGLQKLNGNQAGKAVGKPKARTSKKKRDGDDDDNDNNEDGGSEQASEEEKIARKAKSKRELRPKSPGKKPSAKRKSKASDTDSEEDEGAPAATDDDDDDQKKKPRRVTSRKQVMVGKAPKKLANNQNTNKPRKKVK
- the LOC118037867 gene encoding protein FAR1-RELATED SEQUENCE 8, producing the protein MIEIEEVSQNSEQILEEEGDDLEFDSNDLEIEGDDPGIEDNDLGIENNHLELEDKNLENEGHDLPEGNDLEDNCEQLFDIEYHVLENNRDDATVEDVRNGDFLGKDYPPPFVGMEFESYDDAYNYYNCYAKDLGFAIRVKSSWTKRNSKEKRGAVLCCNCEGFKTSKEVHSRRKETRTGCLAMLRLRLVESNRWRVDEVKLEHNHLFDPERAQNSKSHKKMDAGAKRKVEPTVDVEVRTIKLYRTAAVDPLGYGSTNSYEGESSQHVDRSKRLKLKKGDAQIIHNYFCQVQLTNPNFFYLMDLNDEGFLRNVFWIHYRSRAAYGYFSDVVIFDTTCLLNKYEIPLFAFVGVNQHGQSILLGCGLLVDETFETYIWLFRAWLTCMLGRPPQTIITDQCKAMQSAIAEVFPRAHHRFCLPRVAHKILDNLGTLQDYEGFQRTLNMTIHDSLKVDEFEMAWEDMIQRFGIADNEWLRTCYEDRERWVPVYSKDTSFAGISTFLKDESTQFFNGYVNQQTTLKEFFDMNELVLQKKYQKEALDDFESRNSSPILRTGSFYELQLSRVYTNEIFRRFQDEVVMMSSCFGITQVHASGPLVTYVIKERQGEENSRDIKNFEVMYDKRGAEVRCLCSCFNFKGYLCRHALCILNYNGVEEIPPLYILARWRKDLKRFYVPDSGSNNVDIANPVQWFDHLYRQAMQVVEEGMISQDRYMVAWQAFKESLNKVRLVAEKHL